A genomic segment from Aegilops tauschii subsp. strangulata cultivar AL8/78 chromosome 1, Aet v6.0, whole genome shotgun sequence encodes:
- the LOC109765671 gene encoding uncharacterized protein, giving the protein MAAVGGDAASMVAVGLVWGATNALMRRGALVWDRRSRSLPAGTGAVRRWADLLLTWQYSAPFLANLSASVAFFRLLGDSPISVAVLVTNATTFAATAVAAALLGEATRAAPAALGTALIVLGVWVCIV; this is encoded by the coding sequence ATGGCGGCGGTAGGCGGCGACGCGGCGAGCATGGTGGCGGTGGGCCTGGTGTGGGGCGCCACGAACGCGCTGATGCGCCGGGGCGCGCTCGTCTGGGACCGCCGCTCCCGCTCCCTTCCTGCCGGCACCGGCGCCGTCCGGCGGTGGGCCGACCTCCTGCTCACGTGGCAGTACTCGGCGCCGTTCCTCGCCAACCTCTCGGCCTCCGTCGCCTTCTTCCGCCTCCTCGGCGACTCGCCCATCTCCGTCGCCGTGCTAGTCACCAACGCCACCACCTTCGCCGCCACGGCCGTTGCCGCCGCGCTCCTCGGGGAGGCCACCCGCGCCGCGCCCGCCGCGCTCGGCACCGCGCTCATCGTCCTCGGCGTCTGGGTCTGCATCGTCTAG